The following coding sequences are from one Nymphalis io chromosome 5, ilAglIoxx1.1, whole genome shotgun sequence window:
- the LOC126768677 gene encoding calreticulin, whose amino-acid sequence MKSLVLALASLVAIYSVNCDVYFEEKFPDDSWESNWIYSEHPGKEFGKFKLTAGKFFNDPEEDKGLQTSEDARFYALSRKFEPFSNDGKNLVVQFSVKHEQDIDCGGGYLKVFDCNLEQKDMHGETPYEIMFGPDICGPGTKKVHVIFSYKGKNHLIKKDIRCKDDVYTHLYTLIVKPDNTYEVLIDNEVVEKGGLEDDWDFLPPQKIKDPEAKKPEDWDDRKTIPDPEDTKPEDWDKPEHIADPDATKPEDWDDEMDGEWEPPMIDNPDYKGVWAPKQIDNPAYKGPWIHPEIDNPEYVADANLYKRSEICAVGLDLWQVKSGTIFDNILITDDIEAAKERGEALKKTLEGEKKMKNEQDEAEREKEKAEKPEDEDDEDLDDEAGDAAPVEEHDEL is encoded by the exons ATTCATGGGAATCGAATTGGATTTATAGTGAACATCCCGGTAAAGAGTTCggaaaatttaaattgactGCCGGCAAGTTCTTCAATGACCCTGAGGAAGATAAAG gtCTGCAGACGTCTGAGGATGCACGATTCTACGCCCTGTCGCGTAAGTTTGAGCCCTTCTCCAACGATGGCAAGAACCTAGTGGTTCAGTTCTCGGTAAAACACGAGCAGGATATAGACTGCGGAGGCGGTTACTTAAAGGTCTTCGATTGTAATTTGGAGCAGAAGGACATGCACGGCGAAACCCCCTATGAGATTATGTTTGGTCCTGACATTTGTGGTCCTGGCACCAAAAAg GTTCATGTAATCTTCAGCTACAAAGGAAAAAACCATCTAATTAAGAAGGACATCCGTTGCAAGGATGACGTGTACACCCATCTATACACACTGATTGTTAAGCCAGACAACACCTACGAGGTGCTCATCGACAATGAGGTTGTCGAGAAGGGAGGACTAGAGGATGACTGGGACTTCCTTCCACCCCAAAAGATTAAG GACCCAGAAGCCAAAAAGCCAGAAGACTGGGATGACCGTAAAACTATTCCTGACCCAGAAGACACAAAGCCCGAAGATTGGGACAAACCAGAACACATTGCTGACCCTGATGCCACCAAGCCCGAAGACTGGGATGATGAGATGGACGGTGAATGGGAGCCGCCCATGATTGATAACCCAGACTACAAAGGTGTATGGGCTCCTAAACAG ATTGATAACCCCGCTTACAAAGGTCCATGGATTCACCCAGAAATTGACAATCCTGAGTATGTAGCTGATGCAAACCTCTACAAACGTTCCGAAATCTGCGCTGTTGGTCTTGACTTATGGCAAGTTAAATCTGGCACCATCTTTGATAACATCTTGATCACTGATGACATTGAAGCGGCTAAGGAACGTGGGGAAGCTCTCAAGAAAACTCTAGAAGGAGAGAAGAAGATGAAGAATGAGCAAGACGAGGCAGAAAGAGAGAAGGAGAAGGCTGAGAAACCAGAGGATGAAGATGATGAGGATCTTGATGATGAGGCAGGAGATGCAGCACCAGTG GAGGAACACGACGAGCTGTAA
- the LOC126768754 gene encoding uncharacterized protein LOC126768754 isoform X2, producing the protein MLRNNLILAFMIFNYIAENEVQAAPEPCKELLDLVLKPEKLKKKKEDKNDNDKDKRKKEKIKQLKKMLEMITQWGPKKESEEVEIAKPKGKMEGLVTSYLNFLSYLMTF; encoded by the exons ATGTTAAGAAACAACTTGATACTTGCGTTTATG aTTTTCAACTATATAGCAGAAAACGAAG taCAAGCTGCACCGGAGCCATGCAAAGAACTGTTAGATCTAGTGTTAAAACCAGAGAAATTGAAGAAAAAGAAAGAAGACAAAAACGACAATGATAAAGATAAacgaaagaaagaaaaaataaaacaacttaaaaaaa TGCTGGAAATGATAA CGCAATGGGGACCGAAGAAGGAATCTGAAGAAGTCGAAATAGCGAAGCCTAAAGGAAAGATGGAAGGATTGGTGACAAGCTATTTGAACTTCTTGTcatatttaatgacattttgA
- the LOC126768754 gene encoding uncharacterized protein LOC126768754 isoform X1 — MLRNNLILAFMVSVVIFNYIAENEVQAAPEPCKELLDLVLKPEKLKKKKEDKNDNDKDKRKKEKIKQLKKMLEMITQWGPKKESEEVEIAKPKGKMEGLVTSYLNFLSYLMTF, encoded by the exons ATGTTAAGAAACAACTTGATACTTGCGTTTATGGTTAGTGTGgtg aTTTTCAACTATATAGCAGAAAACGAAG taCAAGCTGCACCGGAGCCATGCAAAGAACTGTTAGATCTAGTGTTAAAACCAGAGAAATTGAAGAAAAAGAAAGAAGACAAAAACGACAATGATAAAGATAAacgaaagaaagaaaaaataaaacaacttaaaaaaa TGCTGGAAATGATAA CGCAATGGGGACCGAAGAAGGAATCTGAAGAAGTCGAAATAGCGAAGCCTAAAGGAAAGATGGAAGGATTGGTGACAAGCTATTTGAACTTCTTGTcatatttaatgacattttgA